The genomic interval TTATCTATGGCATGAGGGTAGCTTTCTAGTCCATCTTTGGGGTCCTTGTTGTGTATAAAACTTGAGGTGCACGGTTGTGGGGGTCACAACAGGCCTTACGTATGAGCAACCATATCTCAGGTGATTATTTGGTTGTGTCTCTTATTGTTTCTTTGCGTTTTCCATACaatatatctctgttttgtttaaaataagcTGTTAAAGATTATGTTTTATGAATGCTAGCTCCATAAATATACCAAGAAGTTAAAATTGCccacttttaaattaaaataagtgAAAATAATACATGTTAAAAGTTATATTTAAACTTTATAGCATTTTATATTTCCAGATGATAAATTATGTGCCACATATATTCAAATTCAAAATAACATATAACACAGATTTTGTTTCCCCTAAGCTCTAAAGCTACTATAGTGTCCCTTATATTAATTTAGTCATTATTTTCCTCGGGAATGCTATGAAATATGAATTCAAAGTCTTATATTTTAGTGATTATTATTTACactactttaaaaatatgttaatttCTATGATACACATTGAAAAAGATTCCCAAATTCTAAAAGATGTTTCAAAATGACAAACAGCAGAAAAGGGTCTCAATTCACGAGAACACTCatcttaccaagtttcctgggtGTCCTGGTAAATGTCCCTTTCACAGTTCGACAGTGGGAATTGTCCCCTCCACAGACCCCACACTTATCCTCAACCTTGTTGGAGCCGATTTCTCTATCACAGCCCACTTTCTGTGGAGAGAAGATGTGAAACACGGCTAATTTTAATGTGCCACGTAGCAAACTGCATCCCACATGATGACGAACCCTTGCACGGGACTTCCACTGTTGTTACCATTTCTCAGACCCCAGGTTTTTAAAGAACTAGTGTGAAATCAATTGACAAATGAACCATGGTCTTGTCGATAAGTGACAAATGCTTTGCCCTAATGAAGTATTTTCCCAGAATGAGATTCTCAAGATAGTTGACCTCCTCATCAAGCAAGATTTATATGCCAAGAAGTAGGCTGAGCCTGggtaagaaaatcaacaaatcgTGCCTGGCCCATGCTATTCACATATTCATAAGGGCGTGAGGTAGTGTGGCAAGCTGTGAGATGGTGTTGTCTTTCAAAGGGGAGTTGTGATGTGGAATAAAGTTCCCTCCAAAATACAAGAGACTCTCACAGAACCACGAAGGAACAAAGCTAAAAGACATTTTAGAAgtggaaaaaaattcaaataattatGAAACTTTACATTCACAGAGAAAAGGGTTAGAGATCAATATTTATGCACAgccagaagccaggagagggtggATGTAAAACAATGGGGAAGGGCTGTGAACGCTTGGCATGGCTCAGGCTGGGCAAGGTCCTGAAGGTCAGGTGAGATGACATTTTCACAGTCAGCAGGCAATGACTGAAGGCTTTCTGGACTCTCTGGGACTTTTAAGTAAATGTGCATGGTAGATGATTGTACTTATAAGTTTGATATGGAAATGGGCAGGGGGCATACATTTAGTACTAAATACTGAAAGGGTTGAAAATGATGGCAATCACCATTCATAGGCATTTTATGTTGGAAACTTAATCCTCAATTCAAAAGTAGTGAGAGTCAGGGCTTAGTTAATGTGGGAAGCCATATTGTAGGCTGACAGGTGTGAACTGACAGCTGTCTAATCTCAGCAAtgtaaaggctgaggcaggaggaaggacCACAATAAGTTTGGAACCAgcttgggctatagagtgagatgctgtctcaggaCAAGAAAACTAAATGAAAAGCTGCCATGATTAGATCATGAGGCTTATCTCTTCACAAAGGAATTTTTAATGTTCTTGTCTCAGAGATGGGATAGTTACCAAGAGAGTGGGTGTGTTATAAGTGTGACTGCCTCTTCCTATCTTCAGTTCCTagtctctcttccccttctaAACATTCTAGCATGAATGACCCCATCACCACATTTGGTCTTTCCAGACCCAGAACCATCAGCCAAAGCACCTAAACTCATTAGGATttgctttcttttggttttataaaTTACCCAGCCTATGGTATTCTATTATAGCAACACAACAGCACGCTGCAGTTTTGCTAACTGAAAAGAAATGGATGTTCACAACACTGTTCCACTTAATTTGGATGCTTACAGCAACAGCTACATATGAACAAGGAAACAAAGTGCATTAAAAAAAGACTAAATGAGACAAAACTATTTCATTGCCTACATTTTGGGGCCTGACATAGAATTCAGCATTTAAGTATAGAACTATTTGGAAGACACGGTAAAAGAAAAGGATTTCTGCATTAATCTTTTAAACTTAGAATTGGATTTTTATtagaataatatttaaattaaaatgtaatacacAAACATGTATTGAAGGATCCTAAAGATAGTTATTTTATCGTAGTGGGATCAATGCCTCTCTTGAACACCAAATGAGCTTAATGGGAATGCTGGGGGATGCTGGGGGATGCTGGGGGATGCTGGGGGATGCTGGGGGATGCTAGGAGGTATTGGGGGATGCTATGGGATGCTCTGGAATGCTAGGGGATGCTGGGAGGTGTTAGAGGatgctgagggatgctgggaggtgTTGGAGGATGCTGAGGGATGCTGGGGGATGCCAGGGGATGCAGGGGATGTTATGAGGTGGAGGATGCTGGGGATGCTGCAGGATGCTGGGGATGCTACAGGATACTGGGGATGCTGGGGGGTGTTGGATGATGCTGCAGGATATTGGGGATGTTGGGGGGGGTGTTGGATGATGTTGCAGGATGCTGGAGGATACTGTGGAGGCAGTGGTTTGAACTCACCACACATTCTCCTCGCACACATATGCTGTATGGATCTTTGTAAGAGCATCGCGTTCCGTCGTGCACCAGTTGTTTCATGTAAGCAACATCCCCAGTCTCTTTGGACTGACAGTAAAGATGGCATCTTTTCTTGGCTGCATAAGAGGCAggcttaaattaatattttttttataaaataggaTGTTTGACCAGCATAGTTTACTTTAAGATACAACATTTCAATATGGGTTCCTGAAAAGCAAATGTAACACTGGGTGAATGCAATAGGGAGAGGATGAAAAGTATAGATACGCCACCATGCATCTTTGTATCAATGTGAATGATGGATTATTTTATGTCATCTAAAGTAGACCATTGTTGGGGTAATAAGGGATATTCTTGGTAGGGATGTCAGTCAGATATAGACTGAGACTATCCCAGGCAGGTTATACTGACAAACCCTGATGTCACCTACATTAGCTTTTTAGTAAGCTTTGAATCAAAGCCAATTTCACTTTATTAACATTCAAAACATTGACTGCCTTAGTTTTTGGTCTCACCCTATCACTCAGCTGATATCTGTGCCTTTTGTAGCATCTGCATAATTGATAAATTACATTGACCCAGTTCACTAAAGTAAATTAGAAAATAATGCATTTATTCTAAAGTGTTCAACTTTGACCTATCCATGCTTGCATTACCTTTAAAAGAGCACTCAGTTGAATTCAGTGGTATATACACACTGATCAGCCACACAGAGATAAGAGAAGAGATTTCACTTTGAGCCCATCTAACCCAGAATTTAATAGGAAGAAGTCAAGcattagaagaaaatttccaggaGTATTTTTAATAACTAGCTTAGACAAGGCTATGAAGTCTTTAATACATGGGCAcctcatttttcccttactgttttcaTCCTAACTTGGCTATAAATGAACTCTTTCCCCTGGGCTGTGGTTATTTCTTAGTTGAGGATTTCAGTCGAATCAGGTGATCCAATGTCATTTCCCATGGGGGTGGTGACAGGGCTATTTGCCAGATATCATGTCTGTCACAATACCTATCTCTCAGGAGAAAGGCACTCTTCAGCCTGATTCTTGGGAACCTGGAATGCCTGGCCTCTCTAAGTACCCGACTTCTTATGTTACCACATAGGCGGGACCCAAGAGTGCAAGGGCTTGGTGTCAGCAAGGCTTAAACACTAAGTGACCATCCACACAGCAGGCAAAagaatgatatgcactcacagtCGGGATGTTCATGCGGCAGCCAGTGGTGTTTGGTATTCTGGTAGTCAAAGTGTGAGTTACGCTGTTGGCACTGCTGGGCCCTGAAGTCCTCAAAGTGCTTTTGGCATTCTTCTGTATTACAAAGCTGGTACTCAAAATTAACACCAGGGCAGTCCTGCCCACCATTGATGGGCCTAGAGAAAAGACAACATTTCAAAGGCTGCCTGGCATCAGCCCAGCAGCTCAGGCCCACAGAAGCAGTGCTGCTGGGCAGAGAGCCAAGTGTCTGCGCTGCCAGCACAAGCTGAATGGTGCTGTCCTTCCAATGTCTAGGGTCTCTCCGAATGGACCCTTCTCCCTGTGCTGAGAAGTAAAACCTGCGCCCCAACACAACCTGACTTAGGtttcaaatgttttgttttattcatgaCAGATGAAAAGCATGCACGTGAACTCAAGAAGATGATATTTCCAACCGTGTATAAAACATGCAGGTGCAACCCAAAGAAACCCTAAGCCTATAATCCcgtgtctctgcttccttctatGTCAAACGCAAAATGGGATAATTTTCCCACCAAGGAAATGGTTTTCGATGGGATGGCATTTTGAAAGCATTCAGAATAGACCATGGCTTGTGGTGAACGTGTAACGCTTTCTGACGTGCTTTTTGGATCTTGTTACTTCTATGGCTGCCTGTGAAGACAGTGTATCGCCATCAGTAGTCTTTATACAAGTCATGCGCAGAGCCATCTTTCTGCCAGCACAGAGAACGGGCTGCTCGAAGGTTAAACCTCGGCCTGACAAGTTAGCATATCAAAGCTGGATAATTCCATCACTTTTTCTAGGCTTGCAGGAATTTTGTCTGGCTGAGTGAATGGATGACTTTTCTTCCCAGAGTTCCTGCCTGAATGCCCTTCTCCCCATCTTTCTGTGCTTCTACACTGAAGCAGCTGACCTGACCTTCTAGAACTCAGCTGATGTTGTTGGTACTTCTGTCCAATGCCTCTCTGCGTCTTCGTGAACATGTCACAGCTTACAGGGCACACACCACCTACTCTCTCTGGTCAATTTCCTAATAGTTCCATATGTcagttctcaaaaaacaaacaaacaaaaacaaaaaaaaaaaaacctcttctttTGCATGTCTCTTGCTCGTCACTGCCTACTCTCCACCACTTTGGTGGTGAGCAGTACTTTCCATAGCCTCTGTTTTTCCAAATgagatgaaagaagagaaaacactaTGACAACAATGAATCACTGTctggtgtataagaaagcaacaGGAATTGCAGGGTCACACTCACGTGGGATTATTGCATTGGCGTGTTCTAAAACGAACACCGGTTCCACATGTCCTAGAACAGGAGCCAAATTTGGTCCACGACCCCCAGTTGCCATCTTGCTTTTGCTGGTTagcattcttccacatgcagtGTCCTTTATAGCACCACTTAGGGAAACGAGAGAAGGTAATTATGAGTCATTAAACACGTTATTCAGGAAACACTTATGAAAAGGTCTTCAATCCTTACTCTCCCTCCAGATAAATATGGATTTAAGATACCCATAGGCATTTGCTGCACAAAGGTATCCTATCAAAGGAAAACTTAGATCCATCATTTTAAAACTAAAGTTAAAAAGCCACATTTGGAGCTGGTgaagagcgcttgctgctctcCAGCAGAGGGCCTTGGGTCCTGTTCTCATTATccacattgggtggctcacaaccatctgtaattttaagtccaggggatcagatgcccttttctggtctctgtgggcaccagacagaTACAGggcatgcactcacatgcatatatatgttatattcaGGCACATTCTTAGACATCactaaaaataaagctttttatatatatataaaagtaagATAACATTTACTTGGATAAGTTTTGAAATGGTACGTCACAAATGAGTGTCCAGCCCGCCCAGCAGATATTATTCTGGCTTCACTTCTCATTGCTTCTATCAGCAGGGGCTTAAATGCTAATATGCCCCATTTAAAACAATGACATGCAAATATGcctcaacttaaaaaaataagttggTTAAAACTATCCTCTGCTTTCAAAGCAcctttggcttcatagaatattAAGTTATGAATCTGAGAAATGGATGGATTAGATTATGTTATTTACATTTTAGATAAGTAAAATcaagatattaaaaaaatcatgaattGTTTAGAGGCCACCAGAGTGTATGAAGAAAGAGGGGTTAACATAGCTACAATGCTACTCATGAGAGTCCTTGATAATGCCCAGCGCTGCACTGGCAGATACATACTCAGAGGGAATAGATTGTTTTCTTTGCAAAAATTTCAAATGCCTTTTTGTACTTTACGggcaaaaaagttaaaaaaaaaaaaaacaaaaccttgtaCTAGGACATAATTATATAGAGAGGAGATAGATATTAAATTGATTATAACATAACTTTTTTTATAAGCCAGAAGCTCTTATTTTTAGTTGAAGGCATATTTATTAACTCTTCCCAAAGgaagacaatatatatatatatatatttgccacAGTGTCTGACAGAATGCAAGTGCTTGTAATAGCAGATTTTTATTAGTATGCATACTTCATATAAGAACCATACATGTATGTTTGAAATCAaccttttaaaaaggtaaaagttGCATTCATCTTTTCTGTCACTACTTGGTCCTATCTACAATCTATTATTTCTAGACTAGTCAAGGCTCTTTGACTTGCATTCTTAGCATGCCTTTGTTTTGGGCTCTCTGCCCTTAAGAGAAGCACACCTTGGCATCCAGCCAGCTTCTAAGCATTCAGTCTCAACTACACACTCTGAGATTTAAAACCTTTGGGCATCCTTCCCCGAGGAGTGAGGCCAAATCTTCTGTATAAATTCACATGCCTTTTATTTCTGGGCAGCTTTCACAAGGGAGGCCATGCCAGCAAGTAAATCAGACCCCAGTAGCAGGGGCCAGAGATCTGCTGTCCCTACTACCTTTCCTCTTTGGCCACAGAGAGTCAAATGGACTGGTCCCCCCAGGCCCAAAAGCATCTAATGTCTGGGCCTGTGAAAGTGACCTTATTCACTAAAAGATTCTTTGTAAACATGATTCAGTTAAAGATTTTACGTTCaataaaatgatcctgagatATCTAGGTAGGCTCAAGCCATCACGAAAAGATTCAGAAAGGGACAGAGGGAATATACACCCACTGTCAAAGGTCAGAAGGGTGGGTCACGATGTGGGAGGAAGGTAGCCAGAaaccaggagaggagaggaaccaATGGCCACACAGTCTTGGAGGGAACACGTCTACATGCAGACTTCACCTCTGTGTAACTGATTCTTGTCCTCAAGAGCTATTTCAGAACAAACTCCTAGGGTTTTGAACCATCAGCTTGTGGTAGCAGCCATGGAGGCTAGAACACCATCTTAGTGACTTACCATAAGGAGCCCATGGGTACAACAGCAGAATGATAGGCCAGCAGCGATCATCATCTGCTAGACTTTCCCCCACAGCTCTCACTGGAGCTTAACCAGCAGACACTCACCTTGCCAGCAGCACACTCAGTCCCGTCGAGTGGGGGCCCCTTCTTGGTCTTACAGAAGTATGGGTTATCAGGGTGGCTGCACCATAGCTGTTTACATGGGTCAAAGGTTCGGAactggaagaaaaagaagcaaacgaTGGGTGACCTTTCAGACAGCGGGATGTTTGCCAACTGTATTTTATACATGCTTTCTTCATGTCATAgtatttggtatgtgtgtgtgtgtggggggggggagctgttTTAATTTCAAGCTGATAGCCAAAGGGGTAACATGTCAAGAAATAAGCACTGGCCTTAGGGCTCCAGGTCTGAATGCTCTGTTCTGAAGCAGCAATGACAAGTATAAGATGCCCATATTGTGCTACGAACATTAATTACATCATCCCATTTCATCCCCACATAAACTGTAAGAGACAAATACTATCGTGACCCATAGTTCATATGCAAGGAAACTAAGCCAGAGATGTCACCAATTGTACTTGAGTTCCTGGACTTAGTGTAAGACCTGACATACTCTGTCTGCCATCCATTACCATAGTGTCTAACTAGTGAAAAGTAGAAACGTAAACTAAAAGCACACAAAACAGCTTCATtttatagcctaggctggtcctGCATACAGTAAACAAATGAGTGAAGCCTGGCTTCAAACTgatcttcctcctgcctcagtcttgcAAGTGCTGTGATTCCAGGCATGCACCCACACACTTCTCACAGTATTATTCCATTTGAGTTTCTTCTAATATACCATGGTAATCATTTTCTTTAGCCACAAACATGTAGAATACTGGCCATCATGCCACAGAGAAGCTCAACGTCATCTCTGAAGGTAAGacaagctggggggtgggggggggggtgagcagAGCACAATTGTCTTAAGCTGGAGAGCCTTGGTTGATGTGCAGCTAGCTAGTCTTACCAGGTGTGAGTAAGTGGCCTGAGAAGTTCTGCAATCTTGGCTTTTTCATCCTAAAGACAAAAGCCTTGAAATCTTTCTGCCACGTCTGCATtatgtgtataaacacacacaaacacacacacacacacacacacacacacacacacacgttcacatacacatatataaacactaaTGTATGTATCTGTAACAACAGCTATAATTTTAAAAGCTATGAAttcaaaaaaaaagcaaggagagGTATTTGGGAGGAGGCAATGGTGGAATGATATTGCAATcttgaaaagaacaaaagaaataacTATAAACCAAAACACTttgatctttccatctcctttttttttaatctctcatgAGGATTAATTCAGGCTATGTACCCAAAGTGTCTACTTTAGCTCCATCAACATAGCAAATGCAAGATAACCTTAGATATTTTCACACTTGTCCCAGTGAGTTTGCAAAGCCCACCCAACAGGAATGACACAGACAAATTTCAAGATAAGATGTCTAAGTTAACAGTGGGTCACATACCGCAGTACACATCTTGTAGCCAACGCCAAAGTCAAAACGGCATTGCTCATCCATGGAGTAATTAATTCCGGGAAGTTCTGGGAGTTTGGGCCAGTCGTGTTCAAAGGGGTCATCAAGGAGGCAGTCAtaggaactgtgggaggaggaCAGTAAGTGCATTTAAATTCTCAGGGTTGATATCAGAGTTTAAAGGGAGTGGACTCTCGGCTCAACTTCTCTGGGGTTTGTTCAGCACATAGGGCAGGTTCCCAGAAACATGGATTTTAAGGATTTGGGTTTTATTTCACTCACCTCTCATCTCTGCTAATGTTGGGAAAaggaaccacccccccccccgggatATAGTGGTGCTGCGGCGGCGTTACCCATGTCACCAAGTGACCCTATATGAAGTGTGGCATAGGACTGTGAGGTATAAACAGGGTTAAATGCAGGAACCATATAAACACCCTGTCTCCATCCTCAGGACAAATCTCACCACCAGTCACAAGGAATCTACCCCACCCCAAGGAAGCCCCATGCCAGATAAAACGACTCAAGTTCTAGCCTCATGGCTTAACCCATTGTATGACgctggagaatcttttgggtcaACACCTCTAAGGTCATATGTGTAGCCTATGCAGCAGGGCATGACATGCAATGAGGCACATACTGGATGTATCGTTTCAGTTCCTGACCGCTGCATCTGGACCAGTGATAACGATGGAAGGCAGCTTGCACTAGTGGCGCCATGACACTGCCCATGGCAGTCTCATCGCCACACCGATTGCCTTGCCCGTCATGCTCCATGCCCAACCTAGAACGCAAAGGAGACTTCATGGGTAAGAATCACAGATCCATGGCTTGGATTTCCCTGTCTCACAACACAATCTGGGAAAGACCTATTTTTTTCAACTCAACATGGCTTCCTTGGAGATGCCATGGATTCTGATATTGAGAGCTGTCTAATGAAATGCATTTCTTATTCTGTAGCCATCAGTGGCACAGCACAGGTAGGCTCAGCCAAACAGAGTTACTCATTGAGTTTCAGTGCATGACCCTTCCCTGTGTTAAGCTCCTCACACTTGGCAAAGCATGAGAACGCATACTAGCATTCGCTTTTGCTCAAAGTGAAGAACAATGGTAGAAAAGCTGTCAGCAGTGACTTACACATGGCCAGTTTCATGGGCTACTACAAAAGCAGATGAAAAACCATCTTCATGATTCAGGGTGCAACTTCTCACTGGGTGACACATGCCAGTGACAGGAGCATATCCTGCAGATAACGAcaatcacttttattttattttcatattcatatatatgtatatatatatatatatatatatactcattatAATTAGTACTGGATCTTTGCctagaaacaaaagaagaagcaGTGTCCCTGTAAATAGGGGCAATATTACTTCTCTGTTACCAGCAAGCCATGTTCTCTTGGGAAAGCAAGAGGGACTGCCTGGGGTTACCACGCTGTTACCATTTCGACTTATCTTTCTGTTTTACTAAATGACCCTTCTAAAGGAAGGAGCCAGAAATCCCACCAATGTGGAAAAGAAAACCATCAGTCTTTCTCCACACTCTCCATCAGAGTTTATTAGATAAATGTAACCTGACTTTGGAAGAAAGACTGTTGGCAGGAGTCACTCTCGTTCTGAACAGTTAGTGGAAATCACACTGCATGATGTTATGGCCTCCTTTCCATACCCCAAATGGACAGCCATTATTTTAAAGGCAAGTATAATTTACAACAGTGCTTAAGTGGCATTTAACATTGtggattctgaaaaaaaaaaaaagtcactggaaGAAAAAGAGTGGGGAAAAGGTATAAAGGTATGCTTGGCCTGGTGGGTGGTGGAAAGTGGTGGGGAGATATGAACATTTGCACAGCCTTGACTTGGGGTTTCGCTTGAAAACCCAGGCCcttaattttttcatttacacaGTAGTAGTAATACCTTGCATTCCAGCAGGCCCAAAGTCTTGCCTGGTTAAGAAAATTGCGTGATCATGGTGTTCGGCGTGGTTGGGATCAGTTTTCTGTTGCTGGCAAGCCCATCGGCACACGTTCTCCAGGCTCCTGGACGGGTTTCCCCTTTCGATGAGACTGATGGACTAAAAGGAGAGAATATGTTAGACACACGTTATGTGATTTGGGTTCTGGGATAATATTTCAATGATGattcataaatattattttggGGGATC from Mus musculus strain C57BL/6J chromosome 5, GRCm38.p6 C57BL/6J carries:
- the Adamts3 gene encoding A disintegrin and metalloproteinase with thrombospondin motifs 3 isoform X1; translation: MVFLSLWLIAASLVEVRTSADGQAGTDEMVQIDLPTKRYREYELVTPVSTNLKGHYLSHILSANHKKRSPRDVSSNSEHLFFNVTAFGRDFHLRLKPNTHFIAPGAVVEWHETAPRPGNTTDPRNSHLHGSASEGSWRSEPLQTSCAYVGDIMDIPGTSVAISNCDGLAGMIKSDDEEYFIEPLERGKQMDEENGRIHVVYKRSAVEQPPRDVSEDVYHRESDLEGLDDLGTVYSNIGQQLNKTMRRRRHTGENDYNIEVLLGVDDSVVRFHGKEHVQNYLLTLMNIVNEIYHDESLGVHINVVLVRMIMLGYAKSISLIERGNPSRSLENVCRWACQQQKTDPNHAEHHDHAIFLTRQDFGPAGMQGYAPVTGMCHPVRSCTLNHEDGFSSAFVVAHETGHVLGMEHDGQGNRCGDETAMGSVMAPLVQAAFHRYHWSRCSGQELKRYIHSYDCLLDDPFEHDWPKLPELPGINYSMDEQCRFDFGVGYKMCTAFRTFDPCKQLWCSHPDNPYFCKTKKGPPLDGTECAAGKWCYKGHCMWKNANQQKQDGNWGSWTKFGSCSRTCGTGVRFRTRQCNNPTPINGGQDCPGVNFEYQLCNTEECQKHFEDFRAQQCQQRNSHFDYQNTKHHWLPHEHPDSKKRCHLYCQSKETGDVAYMKQLVHDGTRCSYKDPYSICVRGECVKVGCDREIGSNKVEDKCGVCGGDNSHCRTVKGTFTRTPRKLGKHLSKRCHKELTFLENEICKYPPSNHLPSFCIFAQSYFH